In Aureibaculum algae, the following are encoded in one genomic region:
- a CDS encoding sterol desaturase family protein, whose translation MDLTNPLVYGGPAFIAFILLELVYSKTHDNDELYEWKDLFASGAMGLGSAIIAPLVKIVFAVVLFSFVYDLFNPLVDGVPTNIMGWESFGWAWYIWIICQIADDFSYYWFHRANHEIRFLWAAHIVHHSSDNFNLGTAVRNGWFTVLYKPFFYMWIPAIGFHYEMLIVCMGIEALWQFQLHTKYVPKLGFLEKFLNLHTQHQVHHSRNIEYMDKNHGGYLNLFDKMFGTWKELDEEIEIKYGVTTPPASYNPFVILTHEYGDIWKDVKRAKSFKEGFMYIFGPPGWSVDGSSLTVKQQQKILKKAAIGADK comes from the coding sequence TTGGATTTAACCAACCCCTTAGTCTACGGCGGACCAGCATTTATAGCTTTTATTTTATTAGAATTAGTTTATAGTAAAACACATGACAACGATGAGTTGTATGAGTGGAAAGATCTTTTTGCAAGTGGAGCCATGGGTCTGGGCTCAGCTATTATAGCCCCCTTAGTGAAAATAGTTTTTGCTGTTGTTTTATTCAGTTTTGTATATGACTTATTTAATCCACTAGTTGATGGTGTTCCAACAAATATTATGGGATGGGAATCTTTTGGTTGGGCTTGGTATATTTGGATTATTTGCCAAATAGCCGATGATTTTTCTTATTACTGGTTCCACAGAGCTAATCATGAAATTAGATTCTTATGGGCGGCACATATTGTACATCATTCTTCAGATAACTTTAATTTGGGTACAGCGGTACGTAACGGTTGGTTTACTGTACTTTACAAACCTTTCTTTTATATGTGGATACCTGCAATTGGCTTTCATTACGAAATGCTCATCGTATGTATGGGTATTGAGGCTCTTTGGCAATTTCAATTACACACTAAATATGTACCAAAATTAGGATTTCTAGAGAAATTTCTAAATTTACATACACAACATCAAGTTCATCACTCTAGAAATATTGAATATATGGATAAGAATCATGGTGGATATTTAAATCTTTTCGATAAAATGTTTGGAACTTGGAAAGAACTAGACGAAGAAATAGAAATTAAATACGGAGTAACAACACCACCTGCTTCTTATAACCCATTCGTTATTCTTACACATGAATATGGTGATATATGGAAAGATGTTAAAAGAGCTAAATCTTTTAAAGAAGGATTCATGTACATTTTTGGACCTCCAGGCTGGAGCGTTGATGGAAGTTCACTTACTGTTAAACAGCAACAAAAAATATTAAAAAAAGCTGCAATTGGTGCTGATAAATAA
- a CDS encoding hybrid sensor histidine kinase/response regulator, which yields MSVKNYIIYSFCLITNLVFSQFNNLKFENLDTYNGLSSSTCVEIFQDKEGFLWFGTIDGLNKYNGYEFEIFKSVLNDSKSISNNRINAITEDNEGNLWVGTNNGLNLFVKEKNNFIRINLYRDLSLANGTQKIINDLFYDSINNTIWVGTNNGIIKINLGDDSINIDNYKFSYYINDQTNPNSIDNNNVNVIVKDEKDIIWIGTNGQHLNRYNYKKNNFDRVLIKNNRSYELNHIPKRVFIDSDGDFWIGNDLSNLILWNTKQNTFKHISVVDKNTPILDMFQDSKGLFWISTDAFGLYLFNKKDDVVELQQHIVNDFSDPFTLPNNKPSKIFEDNKGIYWIGSYDKGVSKLDPSNYAFGHYYYQPNNLNGLNQKTVQSVLEDSKGRIWISAYDGGMNLFDEKTKSFKHFSRNPNLRNGLSSNKILYTFESHDGFIWVCTLDGGVNKFNPKTNTFDTFLHDVKDSLSIGQSSVWSGVEDNKNRIWFGLRTEGLSLYDPLTEQFSNYKNTFAKENGLVSNSVICTFIDSKNRLFIGTALGLNVVDLNQLDEYIPKDIKFKLIKEKGLEGGGINYVTEDHNGNIWIGSDNGVFKLDSTLHLLNSYSSQNGLPNNLVVGIKEDDNYNLWITTKSGLSLLNPQTHQFKNFNAHDGLQGPEFQSKSIEKTKNGRIIIGGINGFNIFQPNDIKAPSLVELQPQITNFRLNNKIVVEGDSINGRVLLNNGISKIKDLNLNYDENYISFEFVALYFDNSEQVQYAYRMQGLDNEFINLGSNRVVNLSNLEPGNYTFEVKASITGDWDSAKMAFINIVIAPPIWRTWWAYFVYFIIGALILFAVIHYYTLKIQEAQRHELDQKQLQFFVNVSHEFRTPLTLILNPVNKILANFNNDPEVTKRSATSIQRSARRLMHLVDQLLDYRKMDAGMSPLQLEKGDIVKFSHDIFALFKDLAKKKEIDYTFESTSKSIKCLFDFDKVEKIITNLVSNAIKFTNNEGSISVTINTSKEKESKSTFTLFKGRKLNRYIEIIVEDTGVGLDKEQQNRIFSRFYNVDETKSGTGIGLNFTKGLVELHGGKISLDSKRKKGSKFIVKLPLDVNSKSKKVENVKNEYLINSMKAVEYNMIISNDNVSVDPKKEKGIKVNKDLPVILIVEDNKELRVHLKNDLKDAYTIKEAVNGKEGLKMVKKYYPDVVISDVMMPKMDGFEMCKLIKTDLETSHIPVILLTARTLAEDRIVGYDNGADAYLSKPFVINVLRSRIDNLLLAKNIPSTT from the coding sequence ATGAGTGTTAAAAACTACATTATTTACAGCTTCTGTTTAATTACTAATCTAGTTTTTAGTCAATTCAACAATTTAAAGTTTGAGAACTTAGATACTTATAATGGGCTGTCAAGCAGTACTTGTGTCGAAATTTTTCAAGATAAAGAAGGATTTTTATGGTTTGGTACTATTGACGGTTTAAATAAATATAATGGATATGAATTTGAAATTTTTAAATCTGTATTAAATGATTCAAAGTCTATAAGTAATAATAGAATTAATGCAATAACTGAAGATAATGAAGGTAACCTTTGGGTGGGTACAAATAATGGTTTGAACTTATTTGTTAAGGAAAAGAATAATTTTATACGAATTAACCTTTACCGTGATTTATCATTAGCCAATGGAACACAAAAAATAATTAATGATTTATTTTATGATAGTATTAATAATACAATATGGGTAGGAACAAATAATGGAATTATAAAAATTAATTTAGGTGATGATAGTATTAATATAGATAACTATAAATTTTCATATTATATAAATGATCAAACGAACCCAAACTCTATAGATAATAACAATGTAAATGTTATAGTAAAGGATGAAAAAGATATTATATGGATAGGTACTAATGGTCAACATCTCAATAGGTATAATTATAAAAAAAATAATTTCGACCGGGTTTTAATTAAAAATAATAGAAGCTATGAACTTAATCACATACCCAAAAGGGTTTTTATTGATAGTGATGGTGATTTTTGGATAGGTAATGATCTTTCCAATTTGATTTTGTGGAATACGAAGCAAAATACATTTAAACATATTTCTGTAGTAGATAAAAACACTCCAATATTAGATATGTTTCAAGATTCAAAAGGCCTCTTTTGGATTTCAACCGATGCATTTGGATTGTATTTGTTTAATAAAAAGGATGATGTTGTAGAGTTACAACAGCACATTGTAAATGATTTTTCAGATCCTTTTACCCTTCCAAATAATAAGCCTAGTAAAATATTTGAAGATAATAAAGGCATTTATTGGATTGGAAGTTATGATAAAGGAGTTAGTAAATTAGATCCTTCTAATTATGCTTTTGGTCATTATTACTATCAGCCCAATAATTTAAATGGACTAAATCAAAAAACGGTACAATCAGTTTTAGAAGATTCAAAAGGAAGGATTTGGATAAGTGCCTACGATGGAGGTATGAATCTTTTTGATGAAAAAACAAAATCGTTTAAACATTTTAGTCGTAATCCTAATCTTCGTAATGGTCTTAGTTCAAATAAAATTTTATACACATTTGAAAGTCATGACGGATTTATTTGGGTATGTACTTTAGACGGGGGTGTTAACAAATTTAATCCAAAAACAAATACATTTGATACGTTTTTGCATGATGTAAAAGATTCACTCTCCATTGGTCAAAGTTCAGTATGGTCAGGGGTAGAAGATAATAAAAATAGGATATGGTTTGGGTTAAGAACCGAAGGTTTAAGCCTTTATGACCCGCTAACTGAACAATTTTCTAATTATAAAAACACATTTGCAAAAGAAAACGGTCTGGTTAGTAATTCTGTAATCTGCACGTTCATTGATTCTAAAAATCGTTTGTTTATTGGTACAGCTCTGGGTTTAAATGTTGTTGATTTAAACCAATTAGATGAATATATACCAAAAGATATTAAGTTTAAACTTATTAAAGAAAAAGGTTTAGAAGGAGGTGGAATAAACTATGTAACAGAAGATCATAATGGAAATATTTGGATAGGGTCTGACAATGGTGTATTTAAATTAGATAGCACGTTACATCTATTGAATTCATATTCTTCTCAAAATGGACTACCTAATAATCTAGTTGTAGGTATAAAAGAGGATGATAATTATAACCTTTGGATAACAACTAAAAGTGGTTTGTCCTTATTAAACCCTCAAACACATCAGTTTAAAAATTTCAATGCACATGATGGATTACAAGGGCCTGAATTTCAAAGTAAATCAATTGAGAAAACTAAAAATGGTCGGATTATAATTGGTGGAATAAATGGTTTTAATATATTTCAGCCCAATGATATAAAAGCCCCTAGTTTAGTAGAGTTACAGCCTCAAATAACAAATTTTAGGTTGAATAATAAAATAGTAGTTGAAGGAGATTCTATTAATGGACGAGTACTTTTAAATAATGGGATTTCAAAAATTAAGGATTTGAATTTGAACTATGATGAAAATTATATTTCATTTGAGTTTGTAGCTTTATATTTTGATAATTCAGAACAAGTACAATATGCTTATAGAATGCAAGGTCTTGATAATGAGTTTATAAATTTAGGTTCTAATAGAGTTGTTAATCTTTCAAATTTAGAACCAGGTAATTATACGTTCGAAGTTAAAGCATCAATAACCGGAGATTGGGATTCGGCTAAAATGGCCTTTATCAATATAGTGATTGCCCCTCCAATTTGGAGAACTTGGTGGGCTTATTTCGTTTATTTTATAATTGGAGCTCTTATTTTATTTGCTGTCATACACTATTATACACTAAAAATTCAAGAGGCTCAACGGCATGAACTAGACCAAAAACAACTTCAGTTTTTTGTAAATGTGTCGCATGAATTTAGAACACCCTTAACGCTTATATTAAATCCGGTAAATAAGATTTTAGCAAACTTTAATAATGACCCTGAAGTTACTAAACGGTCAGCTACATCAATACAACGTAGTGCTAGACGATTAATGCATTTAGTAGATCAATTACTAGATTATAGAAAAATGGATGCCGGTATGTCTCCATTGCAATTAGAAAAGGGAGATATTGTGAAATTTAGCCACGATATTTTTGCTCTTTTTAAAGATTTGGCTAAAAAGAAAGAGATTGACTATACTTTTGAAAGTACATCTAAAAGTATAAAATGTCTTTTTGATTTTGACAAGGTAGAAAAGATCATTACCAATTTAGTTTCTAACGCTATTAAATTTACAAATAATGAAGGTAGTATCTCTGTAACAATTAATACCTCAAAGGAGAAGGAAAGTAAATCTACTTTTACATTATTTAAAGGTAGAAAATTAAATAGATATATTGAGATAATAGTTGAAGATACGGGTGTAGGATTAGACAAAGAACAACAGAATCGCATTTTTTCTCGATTTTATAATGTAGATGAAACTAAATCAGGAACAGGAATTGGACTTAATTTTACTAAAGGATTGGTTGAACTGCATGGAGGAAAAATATCTTTAGACAGCAAACGTAAAAAAGGAAGTAAATTCATTGTGAAATTACCATTAGATGTAAATTCTAAATCTAAAAAAGTTGAAAATGTTAAGAATGAGTATCTAATCAATTCCATGAAGGCCGTTGAGTATAACATGATAATATCAAATGATAATGTATCAGTAGATCCTAAAAAAGAAAAGGGTATTAAAGTTAATAAAGACTTACCTGTAATTCTTATAGTTGAAGATAATAAAGAGTTAAGAGTCCATTTGAAAAATGACTTAAAGGATGCATACACAATAAAAGAAGCAGTCAATGGCAAGGAGGGATTGAAAATGGTTAAAAAGTACTATCCAGATGTTGTAATTAGTGATGTTATGATGCCTAAAATGGATGGATTTGAAATGTGTAAATTAATAAAAACGGACTTAGAAACCTCTCATATACCGGTGATTTTATTGACGGCAAGAACCTTGGCGGAGGATCGAATAGTAGGTTATGATAATGGAGCAGATGCTTACTTGTCTAAACCATTTGTAATAAATGTTTTAAGATCAAGAATTGATAATTTGTTATTGGCAAAAAATATTCCATCAACTACATAA
- a CDS encoding sialate O-acetylesterase: MKKNIIITTLLFLFLFQFTTGYTQELKPSTLFCDNMVLQQGMDVPVWGTSKPNEKITVKFANQTKSTIAASNGKWMVKLAPLTVSKTGRAMSITGSSEIILSDILVGEVWICSGQSNMQFSVKAVPEIESLVPFAKNIRSFEVKRIVSFKEEDNVIGNWSTTLPSSAVAFGFAYFLEAIGDVPVGIIHASWGSSSIEAWMPRDMTKELPYFKTIMHAFDKDITTHNNIQKSLDAKNGWTRNEDIFMRRQPNILYNAMIKPLAPYACRGLVWYQGERNTRYLSGVPEVTEKNWFHNVIGMKEYGTVLKLWIERYRKEWHNDNMHFSIVMLPGYGKGTAANPDIDSKSPTAASWAWMRESQLKALDLPNTSVVNTIDLGDEKNIHPTDKFPLAQRLALQAAKFTLNKNVVAEGPMLDSIEINDNTLVVHFKNSKGLKTTNKKAPTGFWIADNSLKWEIADAKIEGETVLLNTTKLKKPLYVRYAFAGKPDVNLVNDANLPAYPFRTDIQTTN; the protein is encoded by the coding sequence ATGAAAAAAAACATTATAATTACTACCCTTTTATTTCTATTCTTATTTCAATTTACCACGGGATACACTCAAGAATTAAAACCATCAACGTTATTCTGCGATAATATGGTTTTACAACAAGGAATGGACGTTCCTGTTTGGGGCACTTCAAAACCCAATGAAAAAATTACGGTGAAATTTGCCAACCAAACTAAATCTACTATTGCGGCAAGTAATGGTAAATGGATGGTGAAGTTAGCCCCTTTAACTGTTTCAAAAACAGGAAGAGCAATGAGTATTACTGGAAGTTCTGAGATTATACTATCTGATATCCTCGTTGGTGAAGTATGGATCTGTTCCGGTCAATCGAACATGCAATTTTCGGTAAAAGCGGTTCCTGAAATAGAATCACTTGTGCCTTTTGCCAAAAATATTAGAAGTTTTGAAGTAAAAAGAATAGTATCTTTTAAAGAGGAAGATAATGTAATTGGTAACTGGTCAACTACCCTTCCTAGCAGTGCAGTAGCTTTTGGATTTGCTTATTTTCTAGAAGCTATAGGTGATGTTCCGGTTGGAATTATACATGCTTCTTGGGGCAGTTCTTCTATTGAAGCTTGGATGCCAAGAGATATGACCAAAGAATTACCATATTTCAAAACGATTATGCATGCTTTTGATAAAGATATAACTACACATAACAACATCCAAAAGTCTCTAGATGCTAAAAATGGCTGGACACGTAATGAAGATATTTTTATGAGGCGACAACCAAATATTTTGTATAATGCCATGATAAAACCATTAGCCCCTTATGCTTGCAGAGGATTAGTATGGTATCAAGGTGAACGCAATACCCGATATCTTTCTGGAGTCCCTGAAGTTACCGAAAAGAACTGGTTTCATAATGTTATTGGAATGAAAGAATATGGAACTGTTTTAAAATTATGGATTGAACGTTACAGAAAAGAATGGCATAATGATAACATGCATTTTTCAATTGTAATGTTACCCGGTTATGGTAAAGGTACTGCTGCTAATCCTGATATAGATTCTAAAAGTCCAACGGCAGCATCCTGGGCATGGATGAGAGAATCGCAATTAAAAGCATTAGACTTACCAAATACGAGTGTTGTGAATACAATTGATCTGGGTGATGAAAAAAATATTCATCCAACAGATAAATTTCCTCTAGCTCAACGGTTGGCTTTGCAAGCCGCTAAATTCACACTCAATAAAAACGTTGTTGCTGAAGGTCCTATGCTTGATTCTATTGAAATTAATGACAACACTTTAGTAGTCCATTTTAAAAATAGTAAAGGCTTAAAAACTACAAATAAGAAAGCTCCAACAGGATTCTGGATTGCAGACAACTCTCTAAAATGGGAAATTGCCGATGCTAAAATTGAAGGAGAAACGGTATTGCTCAATACTACAAAGCTTAAAAAACCACTATACGTTCGTTATGCATTTGCTGGAAAGCCTGATGTTAATTTAGTTAATGATGCTAACTTACCTGCCTATCCATTTAGAACAGATATTCAAACCACTAATTAA
- a CDS encoding carboxypeptidase-like regulatory domain-containing protein, which yields MEKLKLLLIVFMVGFSVNTWAQTTVSGTVLDDLKEPLPGASVVVKGTNNGVVTDFDGKFTITVKNENARLLISFIGFETKEISLDGSSNYTVQLEVGANALDEVVVIGYGSVKKTDLTGAVASISAATITEQKKTDIGQAIQGRIAGVDVRALSNKPGAPLSIDIRGNTVIKNNDAGRDGISDNLASDLSKPLYVVDGIFFANNKLSILDLKTFITNGLDK from the coding sequence ATGGAAAAATTAAAACTCTTACTAATTGTCTTTATGGTAGGTTTTTCAGTTAATACATGGGCACAAACTACGGTGTCAGGTACAGTATTAGATGATTTAAAGGAACCTTTACCAGGAGCAAGCGTTGTTGTAAAAGGTACAAACAATGGAGTTGTTACAGATTTTGATGGTAAATTCACTATTACCGTTAAAAACGAAAATGCTCGTTTATTAATCTCATTTATTGGATTTGAAACGAAGGAAATCAGCTTAGATGGATCATCTAATTACACCGTTCAATTAGAAGTCGGTGCAAATGCTTTAGACGAAGTAGTTGTTATTGGTTACGGTTCTGTAAAAAAGACAGATTTAACAGGTGCCGTTGCATCCATTAGTGCAGCCACCATAACGGAACAGAAAAAAACAGATATTGGTCAAGCAATTCAAGGTAGAATAGCTGGGGTAGATGTTAGAGCATTAAGTAATAAACCTGGTGCTCCACTTTCAATTGATATTAGGGGTAATACAGTAATAAAAAATAATGATGCAGGTCGTGATGGGATTAGTGATAATCTTGCGAGTGACCTTTCAAAACCACTTTATGTAGTTGATGGAATATTTTTTGCCAATAACAAATTATCAATTCTTGATCTTAAAACATTTATTACAAATGGTTTAGACAAGTAA
- a CDS encoding family 43 glycosylhydrolase, producing MKTYNNRILLYSTMFGLYFFGGIVNAQNPITTFKGISDPHIRVFNDTIYLYSGHDADPNDKTWVMRDWRVFATTNLLDWKHVQTISPKDNYMDDNSEDCWASDASARNGNYYFYFSDRKRGIGVMKAKHPTGPFTDALHKPLVSPLHDPTLYTDDDKNKTPYLIYGDKTDAYYIVKLNNDMISTAETPKPIEIKGDAWKNAPEWMDKNYLFKYKELYYLSWGNQYAVSKNIYGPYECVDAVGTGYKLGEFAHGSFFWWKGQFYHIWCYYIRDGYKFRESIISYCHIDDNGHIVTDTNFLDKHFSNGVGQYNASWKKIEAEWYYEKSSNIEKRGLKNKGFRLTNIKDGNWIRYAEMLFKNENYEFQLQLNSVQGKGFLEIRQGNLSGQILGRIPIDSDNLQKKYILKNMHCLKGKTDLYLTFKGTEDFNVALDYFNFLRK from the coding sequence ATGAAAACTTATAACAATCGTATTCTTCTATATAGTACAATGTTCGGACTATATTTTTTTGGAGGAATTGTAAACGCTCAAAATCCGATTACTACTTTTAAAGGAATTTCAGACCCACACATTCGCGTTTTTAATGACACTATATATCTCTATAGTGGACATGATGCTGATCCCAATGATAAAACCTGGGTTATGAGAGATTGGCGTGTTTTTGCCACAACGAATCTATTAGACTGGAAACATGTACAAACTATATCTCCTAAAGATAACTATATGGATGATAATAGTGAAGATTGTTGGGCTAGTGATGCCAGTGCGAGAAATGGAAATTATTACTTTTACTTTTCTGATAGAAAACGTGGCATTGGTGTTATGAAAGCAAAGCATCCTACTGGTCCTTTTACAGATGCGTTGCATAAACCTTTAGTTTCTCCATTACACGACCCTACGCTTTATACAGATGATGATAAAAATAAAACGCCTTATCTAATTTATGGAGATAAAACAGATGCATATTATATTGTTAAGTTAAATAATGATATGATTTCTACGGCCGAAACTCCCAAACCAATAGAAATAAAAGGAGATGCTTGGAAAAATGCACCTGAATGGATGGATAAAAACTATCTTTTCAAATATAAAGAGTTATACTATTTAAGTTGGGGAAATCAATATGCCGTATCTAAGAATATTTATGGTCCTTATGAATGTGTTGATGCTGTTGGTACAGGATATAAGTTGGGTGAATTTGCACATGGTAGTTTTTTTTGGTGGAAAGGTCAGTTTTATCATATTTGGTGTTATTACATACGAGATGGATATAAGTTTAGAGAAAGCATTATAAGTTATTGCCATATTGATGATAATGGACATATAGTAACCGACACCAACTTCTTAGATAAACATTTTAGCAATGGCGTTGGTCAGTATAACGCATCATGGAAAAAAATTGAAGCAGAATGGTATTATGAAAAATCATCAAATATAGAAAAGCGAGGGCTTAAGAATAAAGGATTTCGATTGACCAACATAAAAGATGGAAATTGGATTCGATATGCTGAAATGTTATTCAAAAATGAAAATTATGAATTTCAACTGCAACTAAATAGTGTTCAGGGCAAAGGCTTTTTAGAAATAAGACAAGGTAATTTATCTGGTCAAATTTTAGGAAGAATACCTATTGACTCAGATAATTTGCAAAAGAAATACATCTTAAAAAATATGCATTGCTTAAAAGGTAAAACAGATTTATATTTAACATTTAAGGGAACCGAAGACTTTAATGTAGCGTTAGATTATTTTAACTTCTTAAGAAAGTAA
- a CDS encoding inositol oxygenase family protein — MANDNPMDNIDDWEDNLKERYPDPEATKKEKEEFRNYVDSERVDTVKEFYRVNHINQTYRFVCEKEKEFLKFDKKEMSLWDAVDFLNTLVDDSDPDIDLDQFQHLLQTSEAIRADGHPDWFVLTGFIHDLGKVLCLFGEPQWAVVGDTFPVGCKFSDTIVYPEFFENNPDTNDDRYNTKFGIYTPNCGLDKVKMSWGHDEYLYQILKNHLPEPALYMIRYHSFYAQHRENAYAHLMNEKDIEMFEWVKKFNPYDLYSKAPVEPDAKALRPYYEELVSKYLPSSLKF; from the coding sequence ATGGCAAATGATAATCCGATGGATAATATTGACGATTGGGAAGATAACTTAAAAGAGCGTTATCCCGATCCAGAAGCTACTAAGAAAGAAAAGGAGGAGTTTAGAAATTATGTCGATTCTGAACGTGTAGATACGGTAAAGGAGTTTTACCGTGTAAACCATATCAATCAAACGTATCGTTTTGTTTGTGAAAAAGAGAAGGAGTTTTTAAAGTTTGACAAAAAAGAAATGTCACTTTGGGATGCCGTAGATTTTTTAAACACATTGGTGGATGACAGTGATCCTGATATTGATTTAGATCAATTTCAACATTTATTGCAAACGTCTGAAGCGATAAGAGCAGATGGTCATCCAGATTGGTTTGTACTCACAGGTTTTATTCACGATTTAGGTAAGGTATTATGTCTGTTTGGGGAGCCACAATGGGCAGTTGTGGGAGATACTTTTCCAGTTGGGTGTAAATTTTCAGATACCATTGTATACCCTGAATTTTTTGAGAATAACCCAGATACCAATGACGATCGGTATAATACTAAATTTGGAATTTATACTCCTAATTGTGGTTTAGATAAGGTGAAAATGAGTTGGGGACATGATGAATATTTATACCAAATATTAAAAAATCACTTACCAGAGCCCGCATTATACATGATCAGATATCATTCTTTTTATGCACAACATCGTGAGAATGCTTATGCACATTTGATGAATGAAAAGGATATTGAAATGTTTGAATGGGTTAAAAAGTTTAATCCCTATGATCTGTATTCAAAAGCTCCTGTAGAACCAGATGCAAAAGCACTCAGACCTTATTATGAAGAACTAGTTTCAAAATACCTGCCTTCTTCGTTAAAATTTTAA
- a CDS encoding solute:sodium symporter family transporter — MLYTYLGFFGFTFFVIFYTVFKLRKDKFTTSKGYFLAGKSLTGPIIAGSMILTNISTEHLIGMNGSSYKNGIIIIAWEVTSAIALVIAAIYFIPKFMKMGIFTIPEFLEKRFDGAVRSVVAFLLMSSFVITLLPIVLYSGAINIESVFDFSSIFNISKEYSLIYTVLVIGIIGSFYAVFGGLKAVAYSDSLNGIGLMLGGLLIPTIALYQIGDGNILTGLSTVYDFAPDKFDIIGKPDSVLPFSVLFTGLMINQLYFWGMNQAIIQRAFGAKNLVEAQKGLIYTGVLKLFVPAIIVLPGLIAFYYFQDQYYETPDLIYPMLVKKVLPTYLYGFFAAVILGAVLSTFNSVLNSASTIFCLDIYKKIIDKNVSDAKLVKYGKLSSVVLAIIAICVAPMVAYAPEGLYQLLQELNGIFFIPISSIIIAGIFFKQINTKGAKAGLFFGFTFYILTTFILDLNIHFVHLWGIEFVLNFIIMFLVSYLFPTVEEHPYMDKGSDEKSWPAVKTAGLILVTLTILIYVLLS; from the coding sequence ATGCTTTATACCTATTTAGGTTTTTTTGGATTTACATTTTTTGTAATATTTTACACTGTTTTTAAACTTCGTAAAGATAAATTCACAACATCAAAAGGGTATTTTTTAGCAGGTAAAAGTTTAACGGGACCTATTATCGCAGGTTCTATGATACTTACTAACATTTCTACCGAGCATTTAATAGGTATGAATGGAAGCTCCTATAAAAATGGTATCATTATAATTGCTTGGGAGGTAACCTCAGCCATAGCTTTAGTGATTGCCGCAATTTATTTCATTCCTAAATTTATGAAAATGGGTATTTTTACAATACCTGAATTTTTAGAAAAACGTTTTGATGGAGCTGTACGTTCGGTAGTTGCTTTTTTATTAATGTCATCGTTTGTCATCACCTTATTACCCATTGTTTTGTATTCTGGTGCCATTAATATAGAAAGTGTGTTTGACTTTTCAAGTATTTTCAATATTTCTAAAGAGTACTCACTGATTTACACAGTTTTGGTGATAGGGATTATTGGATCTTTTTATGCCGTTTTTGGGGGGTTAAAAGCGGTTGCCTATTCGGATAGTTTAAATGGAATAGGATTGATGCTTGGTGGTTTATTGATCCCAACGATTGCACTTTATCAAATTGGTGATGGTAATATACTTACCGGATTGAGTACTGTTTATGATTTTGCTCCTGATAAATTTGATATTATTGGAAAACCTGATTCTGTGCTTCCGTTTTCTGTATTATTTACAGGTTTAATGATTAACCAGCTCTATTTTTGGGGGATGAATCAAGCAATTATTCAACGGGCTTTTGGTGCAAAAAACTTAGTAGAAGCACAAAAAGGATTGATATATACAGGAGTTTTAAAGTTATTTGTTCCGGCGATTATAGTTTTACCAGGTCTTATAGCATTCTATTATTTTCAAGATCAATATTATGAAACCCCTGATTTAATTTACCCTATGCTTGTAAAAAAAGTGTTACCTACGTATTTATATGGGTTCTTTGCAGCTGTTATTTTAGGAGCAGTATTGAGCACTTTTAACAGTGTTTTAAACTCAGCCAGTACTATTTTCTGCTTAGATATTTACAAAAAGATAATAGATAAGAATGTCTCAGATGCAAAATTAGTGAAATATGGAAAATTGTCTTCTGTAGTTTTAGCCATAATTGCTATCTGTGTAGCACCGATGGTAGCTTATGCTCCAGAAGGTTTATACCAACTACTTCAAGAATTAAATGGTATCTTTTTTATTCCTATTTCATCAATAATTATTGCGGGTATCTTTTTTAAACAGATTAACACGAAAGGGGCAAAGGCAGGACTCTTTTTTGGATTTACCTTTTACATCTTAACCACATTTATTTTAGATTTAAATATCCATTTTGTTCACCTTTGGGGTATAGAATTTGTGCTTAATTTTATCATCATGTTCTTAGTCTCCTACTTATTTCCAACAGTTGAAGAGCATCCTTATATGGATAAAGGTTCTGATGAAAAATCGTGGCCAGCTGTAAAAACGGCAGGACTAATACTTGTAACCTTAACGATATTAATTTACGTATTACTTTCTTAA